A single region of the Hylaeus volcanicus isolate JK05 chromosome 5, UHH_iyHylVolc1.0_haploid, whole genome shotgun sequence genome encodes:
- the LOC128876648 gene encoding inosine triphosphate pyrophosphatase, with product MSKPIVFVTGNAKKLEEFVAILGKNFPREITSKKVDLPEYQGEIDDICRNKCRAAADLVKGPVIIEDTCLCFNALMGLPGPYIKWFLDKLGPDGLYRMLHGWDDKSAEAVCTFAYCAGEPEDPVLLFQGRTQGTIVSPRGPRDFGWDPCFQPLDYDKTYAELPKETKNQISHRSRALQKLKDHFMKNVESHESAQDS from the coding sequence ATGTCGAAGCCCATAGTATTCGTGACCGGAAACGCGAAGAAACTGGAGGAGTTCGTGGCTATTTTGGGAAAGAATTTTCCACGAGAGATTACGAGCAAAAAGGTCGATCTTCCAGAGTATCAGGGAGAGATAGACGACATTTGTCGCAACAAATGTCGAGCTGCTGCGGATCTGGTAAAGGGTCCAGTTATCATCGAGGACACCTGTTTGTGTTTCAACGCATTAATGGGCTTACCTGGTCCTTATATTAAATGGTTCTTGGACAAACTCGGTCCAGATGGTCTTTACCGGATGCTGCATGGCTGGGACGATAAAAGCGCGGAAGCAGTCTGCACTTTTGCATATTGCGCCGGAGAACCGGAAGATCCGGTATTATTGTTCCAAGGTCGAACACAGGGGACCATCGTGAGTCCGCGAGGACCGCGAGACTTTGGCTGGGATCCTTGCTTCCAGCCTTTGGACTACGACAAAACTTACGCAGAACTaccgaaagaaacgaagaatcaAATTTCTCATCGTAGCAGAGCACTGCAGAAATTAAAAGATCATTTTATGAAGAACGTCGAGAGTCACGAGTCAGCGCAAGACTCCTAG
- the LOC128877497 gene encoding uncharacterized protein LOC128877497 encodes MNVLIAILGLVVAVVAAQAVPDYFPRDKVTNYKYTVDVKSGLLYPAEFTSEYGIECRLSIEAYNSDPKLKNAYYVKVKNVKHRLFNGKRTYDERPPSLPLPVSDAAASFEEAFVIVFDKYGQLEGSKFVENETPWSKNIKRSIASMLQLDMRQIFKQHPMNRDSFISRERTIHGLCNVAYDVDQPPLNPPRRLVVTKRHDPMTCSDFSYQTFNNIEHQNCHIIEESPVTTTSSRVFEIENYGHHILIKKLIGHGDIKYSPWQARAEGHYTLTNQTMIFEGLEEPFGSSDRMMRFAVVPVDPRITYAVPERYYAATGDVDVTQGRHTVRLPIVINEMKDLLQEAAHYLKEEHMSQGEPQWKHGQTINRILYLMRFMNLESMEEVFNGLKNPSNVNDERMKNIYLGIVPNSGTTAACLFIRNVIQQKKVSPLTAAMLLTKLSSNVKVASETLLQEMEVFLEPLVGPLNSPEVTKASILCFSTLMRKTYKDGTITPHRRLYMEKLMDGLKTHPSLEMKMVYLMGLKNTGLLEVLYLLEPIIRGEVEIDPNPSMIRAYAMWAIKDVSVKEVTRSENLLWPILSNNRLPMPLRVGAYEVLMHIMLHKGSMMQMHWFMIHEKDEHLYNYHIETIKGLASSTDPCLLPIQEMARKILQFTRNRNIRGSLSTKFHIDSHDHKYGHSEAVKMSLLMDPTFGLPYVGSMNLYSTVGRKPASRLGVHWYAEGVPFIIQAIQDEFFGSAATEITKQNLKRLMEDVDRNEKFPKPGSLYVILTGANDNVVAVLHQNILDFKQLLSNLNWWKQLIADHDKQVNAQHVFYEDNYEMHVATDFGVPAVLATKTPVLDSVRLNVVHSTEEKVVNMQVKFRYQEWKHGEYFMSVYNPLVDAWHAVRRTGTRDIVVPLSMAISFDAATQNVVFSVSRQPKTEYSTMGLLTHAKNFVSVMDDASEALSTSCPQCSHIETVTGGISNKVHQLDVHLRDNALWYYMGIYNCEGHVTPLPIAEWFNVLSVDHTVPMSLKKYTQILLRLRQKITNDMISSQSASCSNLMKVEPSAVYSAEQVDYSFKIQIKDTPSAKLSALEARKIDIRGTINVKGESNISKLHWDGNVDIQLSAGHTSNRLKAMFTRTIPKEMNHKVCIDGHVEYPEFDSDPFNHTVTKKETTGKLTVVMGKTTDNKCVRDEMDVSITMKGEQSDEQKHEHPADDELGQACQNHINNGLLQTEKSHVPKTFECVKKAVLDTTLRRYTVNMALKKVPQYVSMQASTIEKFVHGIFFAHSNFTSELVSPGNVKVLLNYSTWTPMVDVGVITPINGYQLLQLPFGDKVWNMLMQNVQFPVHSLVDYVQDRSRMCTAYPKVVNTYDNNIVPKNISEDCWTVLSAVRHTREHIYVVALQKVMDTKLGMYLELNEHSLKILPNGANLSVVVNGKDVSDYANGFVVPSDQMESYAIKLSSNYDHLIIQSTWTPITILYTPNSVTVVANTKLRGHTFGLCGAMNNEKGHDSVTYKIVDN; translated from the exons ATGAATGTTCTAATTG CGATATTGGGATTggtggtggcggtggtggCGGCACAAGCCGTGCCAG ACTACTTTCCCCGTGACAAAGTGACGAATTACAAGTACACAGTCGATGTGAAATCTGGACTCCTATATCCGGCTGAATTCACGTCGGAATATGGCATAGAATGTCGTCTTAGCATAGAGGCGTATAACAGCGACCCGAAGCTGAAGAACGCCTACTACGTTAAGGTGAAGAACGTGAAGCATAGACTCTTCAATGGGAAGAGGACGTATGACGAACGTCCTCCATCTCTACCACTTCCGGTCTCAGATGCTGCCGCTTCATTCGAAGAAGCATTTGTAATCGTCTTTGACAAGTATGGCCAG CTGGAGGGTTCGAAATTTGTTGAGAACGAAACCCCATGGTCGAAGAACATCAAGAGATCCATCGCCTCTATGCTTCAACTGGATATGcgtcaaattttcaaacagcacCCCATGAATCGAGACAGTTTCATAAGTCGTGAG AGAACCATCCACGGCTTGTGCAACGTGGCCTACGACGTGGACCAGCCGCCCCTTAATCCGCCACGCAGATTGGTAGTCACCAAGAGGCACGATCCTATGACCTGCTCCGATTTCTCTTACCAAACGTTCAACAATATCGAACACCAAAATTGCCACATCATAGAAGAG AGTCCTGTGACTACTACCAGCAGCCGAGTATTCGAGATCGAAAACTACGGTCACCATATcctcataaaaaaattaattggccACGGAGACATCAAGTATTCTCCTTGGCAAGCTAGAGCCGAAGGCCACTATACGCTTACCAA TCAAACAATGATTTTCGAAGGCCTCGAGGAGCCATTCGGTTCAAGTGACCGTATGATGCGTTTTGCCGTGGTTCCAGTCGACCCTCGAATTACTTACGCCGTACCGGAAAGGTATTACGCTGCTACCGGTGACGTGGACGTGACTCAAGGTCGACATACGGTTAGGCTTCCGATagttataaatgaaatgaaggACTTGTTGCAAGAGGCTGCCCACTATCTCAAGGAAGAACACATGAGCCAGGGTGAACCACAATGGAAGCATGGTCAGACGATCAATAGGATTCTGTACCTTATGCGTTTTATGAACCTTGAATCTATGGAGGAAGTGTTCAACGGCCTTAAGAATCCTTCAAACGTGAATGATGAAAGGATGAA AAATATATACCTCGGAATAGTGCCAAATAGTGGAACCACAGCTGCGTGTCTCTTCATTAGAAACGTAATTCAACAAAAGAAAGTTTCCCCTTTGACAGCCGCAATGTTGCTCACGAAACTCTCGTCGAACGTAAAAGTTGCATCGGAAACACTGCTTCAAGAAATGGAGGTGTTCCTAGAGCCATTAGTAGGACCTCTTAATTCCCCTGAAGTAACGAAGGCTAGCATACTTTGCTTCTCTACTTTGATGCGCAAGACATACAAAGACGGCACCATCACCCCTCACCGGAGATTATACATGGAGAAACTAATGGACGGTCTTAAAA CTCATCCAAGCCTGGAGATGAAGATGGTGTACCTGATGGGCTTAAAGAACACTGGCCTATTGGAGGTTTTATACCTGTTGGAGCCAATCATCAGGGGTGAAGTCGAAATAGATCCGAACCCTTCTATGATCCGTGCGTATGCCATGTGGGCCATCAAGGATGTGTCCGTTAAGGAAGTCACTCGCTCTGAAAACTTGCTTTGGCCAATTCTCAGCAACAACCGCCTTCCAATGCCGCTCAGAGTCGGTGCTTACGAAGTGTTGATGCACATAATGCTTCATAAAGGATCTATGATGCAAATGCACTGGTTCATGATCCACGAGAAAGACGAACACCTGTACAATTATCACATAGAAACCATCAAAGGATTGGCATCCTCCACCGATCCTTGCCTTCTACCGATTCAAGAAATGGCTAGGAAAATATTGCAGTTCACGAGAAACAGGAATATTCGTGGTTCACTTTCGACCAAATTCCACATTGATTCCCACGATCACAAGTACGGCCACAGCGAAGCTGTGAAAATGTCCTTGCTCATGGATCCTACGTTCGGCTTGCCGTATGTTGGCTCAATGAATCTCTACTCGACCGTTGGTCGCAAGCCTGCTAGTCGATTAGGC GTTCACTGGTACGCGGAAGGCGTACCCTTCATCATACAAGCTATTCAGGATGAGTTCTTCGGTAGCGCTGCAACAGAGATCACCAAGCAGAACTTGAAGAGACTGATGGAAGATGTGGATCGTAACGAGAAATTCCCCAAGCCTGGCAGTCTATACGTAATTCTAACTGGCGCGAATGACAACGTTGTCGCGGTGCTCCATCAAAACATCCTCGACTTTAAGCAACTTCTCTCGAACTTGAACTGGTGGAAGCAGTTGATCGCGGACCACGATAAACAAGTGAACGCGCAGCACGTATTCTACGAGGACAACTACGAAATGCACGTGGCTACCGACTTTGGTGTGCCAGCAGTCCTGGCTACGAAAACACCAGTCCTGGACTCTGTAAGATTGAACGTTGTTCATTCGACAGAGGAGAAAGTCGTGAATATGCAAGTGAAGTTTAGATACCAGGAGTGGAAGCACGGCGAATACTTCATGTCGGTCTATAATCCCCTCGTCGATGCTTGGCACGCCGTTCGTAGAACAGGAACTCGCGACATTGTCGTACCACTCAGTATGGCGATATCCTTCGATGCCGCAACGCAGAACGTTGTATTTTCAGTGTCGAGGCAACCAAAGACAGAGTATTCAACGATGGGATTATTGACTCACGCCAAAAACTTCGTCAGTGTCATGGACGACGCGAGCGAAGCCTTGTCGACGAGTTGTCCCCAGTGCTCTCATATTGAGACTGTCACTGGTGGCATCAGCAACAAGGTGCACCAACTCGACGTGCATCTGAGAGACAATGCGCTTTGGTATTACATGGGAATATACAATTGCGAGGGTCATGTCACTCCTCTGCCTATCGCCGAATGGTTTAACGTATTGTCAGTTGACCACACTGTTCCCAT GAGCTTGAAGAAATACACGCAGATTCTTCTGAGACTCCGACAGAAGATAACGAACGACATGATCTCGTCGCAAAGCGCAAGTTGCTCGAATCTGATGAAGGTTGAACCCAGTGCCGTTTATTCTGCTGAGCAG GTTGACTACAGTTTCAAAATCCAAATTAAAGATACACCCTCTGCGAAACTGTCTGCTCTCGAAGCTAGGAAGATCGACATCCGCGGTACCATAAACGTTAAAGGTGAAAGCAACATATCCAAACTACATTGGGATGGAAACGTTGACATTCAGCTATCGGCAGGACACACGTCTAACCGCTTGAAGGCCATGTTCACTCGCACTATTCCAAAAGAGATGAACCACAAG GTGTGCATCGACGGACACGTGGAGTATCCAGAATTCGACAGCGACCCATTCAACCACACCGTtacaaagaaggaaacaacCGGAAAACTAACGGTAGTTATGGGAAAAACTACTGACAACAAATGTGTGCGGGACGAAATGGATGTCTCGATAACCATGAAGGGTGAGCAGTCGGACGAACAGAAACACGAGCACCCGGCGGACGACGAACTTGGCCAAGCTTGTCAAAACCACATTAACAATGGGCTTCTCCAAACCGAGAAATCGCACGTTCCTAAAACTTTCGAATGCGTCAAAAAAGCTGTACTCGACACGACTTTGAGGAGATACACCGTGAACATGGCATTAAAGAAG GTACCTCAGTACGTATCGATGCAAGCAAGTACGATAGAAAAATTCGTGCACGGTATTTTCTTCGCACACAGTAATTTCACTTCGGAGCTCGTTTCACCGGGCAACGTGAAAGTACTCTTGAACTATTCAACCTGGACACCAATGGTTGACGTAGGAGTTATCACCCCGATAAATGGCTATCAATTACTTCAACTACCATTCGGTGACAAAGTCTGGAATATGTTGATGCAAAACGTTCAATTCCCTGTTCACAGTCTGGTCGATTACGTTCAGGATAGAAGCA GGATGTGTACGGCTTACCCTAAAGTGGTAAACACTTACGACAATAACATCGTTCCgaaaaacatttctgaagactGCTGGACCGTTTTGTCTGCTGTCCGCCATACCAGAGAGCATATATACGTAGTTGCTCTACAAAAAGTGATGGATACAAAATTGGGCATGTATTTGGAATTAAATGAGCATTCGTTGAAAATACTTCCCAATGGTGCAAACCTGAGTGTTGTAGTTAACGGAAAGGATGTAAGCGATTACGCAAATGGTTTCGTAGTGCCTAGTGACCAAATGGAATCTTACGCTATAAA ATTAAGCTCAAACTACGACCACTTGATTATCCAATCAACATGGACACCGATAACCATCCTTTACACGCCAAACAGCGTGACCGTGGTAGCAAATACTAAGCTTCGGGGACATACGTTTGGTTTATGCGGTGCCATGAACAACGAAAAGGGACATGACTCAgtaacatataaaattgttgataaCTAA
- the LOC128877668 gene encoding protein l(2)37Cc, translating to MAQFFNRLGQLGVGLIVTGSVVNSALYNVDGGHRAVIFDRFAGIKNHVVGEGTHFFVPWVQKPIIFDIRSRPRNVPVITGSKDLQNVNITLRILFRPVPDSLPKIYTILGVDYDDRVLPSITTEVLKAVVAQFDAGELITNREIVSQKVSEDLTERASQFGLILDDISITHLTFGKEFTQAVELKQVAQQEAEKARFLVEKAEQQKKAAVITAEGDAQAASLIAKSLGEAGDGLVELRRIEAAEDIALNLSKSRQVAYLPPGQNVLLNLPQ from the exons ATggcacaatttttcaatagattAGGACAACTTGGTGTAGGCCTGATTGTGACTGGAAGCGTTGTTAACTCTGCCCTTTATAATG TGGATGGAGGTCATAGGGCTGTTATCTTCGACAGATTTGCGGGTATAAAGAATCATGTTGTAGGAGAAGGAACACATTTCTTTGTTCCTTGGGTACAGAAACCTATCATATTTGATATTCGATCTAGGCCAAGAAATGTCCCTGTCATTACCGGAAGCAAAGATCTTCAAAATGTTAACATCACGCTTCGTATCCTCTTTAGACCAGTACCAGATTCGTTGCCAAAGATCTATACTATTCTTGGCGTAGATTACGATGACAGAGTACTGCCGTCTATCACTACCGAAGTATTGAAAGCTGTAGTTGCTCAGTTCGATGCAGGAGAATTAATCACCAACAGGGAAATTGTATCTCAGAAAGTTAGCGAAGATTTAACGGAAAGGGCTTCACAGTTTGGATTAATTTTAGACGATATTTCTATT ACGCATTTAACCTTTGGAAAAGAGTTCACGCAGGCTGTAGAGTTGAAGCAGGTAGCACAGCAAGAAGCAGAAAAGGCACGTTTCTTAGTAGAAAAGGCAGAACAACAAAAGAAAGCAGCCGTCATTACTGCTGAGGGTGATGCACAAGCTGCCAGTTTAATCGCTAAGTCTCTTGGTGAAGCTGGCGATGGTTTAGTTGAACTTAGAAGAATTGAAGCTGCCGAAGATATTGCTCTTAATCTGTCTAAATCCCGTCAAGTAGCTTATTTGCCACCAGGTCAAAACGTCTTACTAAACCTACCACAATAA
- the LOC128876647 gene encoding 26S proteasome non-ATPase regulatory subunit 7: MPSQEVVTTKVVVHPLVLLSVVDHFNRMGKIGNQKRVVGVLLGCWRAKGVLDVSNSFAVPFDEDDKDKSVWFLDHDYLENMYGMFKKVNAREKVVGWYHTGPKLHQNDVAINELIRRYCPNSVLVIIDAKPKDLGLPTEAYQAVEEVHDDGSPTSKTFEHIPSEIGAEEAEEVGVEHLLRDIKDTTVGTLSQRITNQLLGLKGLHEQIREIRDYLLQVGSGKLPINHQIVYQLQDIFNLLPDMTQSSFVDSLYVKTNDQMLVVYLAALVRSVIALHNLINNKLTNRDAEKKETDKKEAKKEEKKEEEKKDEKDKAKTKSQ, translated from the exons ATGCCGAGTCAAGAGGTTGTGACTACAAAAGTGGTGGTTCACCCTTTGGTTTTATTGAGTGTAGTGGATCATTTTAATCGTATGGGAAAGATTGGTAATCAAAAAAGAGTTGTCGGTGTTCTTTTGGGTTGCTGGAGGGCCAAAGGTGTCCTGGACGTGTCAAACAGTTTTGCAG TGCCCTTTGATGAAGATGACAAAGACAAAAGCGTATGGTTCCTTGACCATGACTATTTGGAAAACATGTATGGAATGTTCAAAAAAGTTAATG CTCGTGAAAAGGTAGTAGGATGGTATCACACCGGACCTAAATTACATCAAAATGATGTCGCTATTAACGAACTTATTAGGAGATACTGTCCTAATTCTGTGTTGGTCATCATCGATGCTAAACCCAAAGATCTTGGTCTTCCAACAGAAGCATATCAAGCTGTTGAAGAGGTTCACGAT gaTGGATCGCCGACATCTAAAACCTTTGAACACATCCCTAGCGAAATTGGTGCAGAGGAAGCAGAAGAAGTAGGCGTAGAACACTTATTGAGAGATATTAAAGATACTACCGTCGGTACCCTTAGCCAGAGAATTACAAACCAGCTATTAGGTTTGAAAGGTCTTCATGAACAAATTAGGGAAATTAGAGACTACCTGCTCCAAGTTGGTAGTGGCAAATTACCGATAAATCATCAGATCGTTTACCAACTTcaggacatttttaatctacTACCCGATATGACGCAAAGTAGCTTCGTTGATTCACTGTACGTGAAAACGAATGATCAAATGTTAGTTGTGTATCTCGCGGCTCTCGTTAGATCTGTAATCGCGCTAcataatttgattaataataagtTAACCAATCGCGACgcggagaaaaaagaaacagataaGAAGGAagcgaagaaggaagagaagaaagaagaggagAAGAAGGATGAGAAAGATAAAGCAAAAACTAAGAGTCAGTGA